The sequence TTGAGAAAAAGGGGACAGGCTGGCGGTATAACTGTATTTTTAAGTATCATATTACTGATTATGATTACTTTAGCAGGAGTTATTGTGGATGCGGCTAGAATAAATATCGCTGAGCCTCAAATTCAAAGGGCAGTGGAGACCTCTATTCGATCTACCCTAGCAGGGTATAGTACTCCCTTAAAGGAACAATATGGTCTATTTGCCCTCAATGAGAATAGCGACCAAAGCATTGAAAAAACTATTAGATATTATTTAAATAAGAATTTAATGATTGACAAGGAATATTTAAATGAAAATAAAATAGGGGATTATGTTGATATATATGATTACGAAATTGAAAGTATCAAGGTAGAGCCAATCTTTAATATGTCTGAAAATCCTGTAACTAGACAACAGATACTGGAGTATATGAAATATAGAGCCCCAAAGGAATTTGCTAAGGAGTTCTTGACCAAACTAGATGGTTTGAAAAAAGCGGGCTCCACATCGGAAGCATATAAAGAAAAAATAGATTTTGAAAAGAACTTAAAGGGCATAGAAAGCATTCAAAGAGAATTGTATAAGAACATACATGGAGAGTATGAGACACGTATATTTTATTTTTGGACAAAACAAGGAATCCTCGATCATTATGTAAGAAAATTTAATGAAAATGAATTTAGTGATTTAATAGATGAATATATACAAGCCATAAAACATTATCAGAATCTAAAGAAAGAACTTAAAAATATCAAAGACGAAAAATCAGAAAAGAAAAAGCGGTTAGCAAAAAAAATTGTTAGGGCAAGGAAGAAAATTGAACAAAGTTATAATGAAATGAAATATGAGATAAATGAATATGATGCTGTAAACAATTCTGCCATGAAGAAAATAGATGAACTTATAGAGAAAAGTAAGAATGCACGGGATGAACTAAGGAAATACAAAACATATTTAAACGAAAGAAAAGATAATATAATGAAGGATTCCTATGAACTTCTTATTCAAGAAGTGGATGAATATGAAAAACAGATTTCCTGTGCAGAAAAGGGCCCTGGATTAAAGGAAGTAAGGGATGCCCTAAGCAATAATATTAAATGTTTGTCGGGAAAAGGGACTAATAAAAATAATGTAATAAGTTTGATTATGATGATTGCTCCAAACAAAGCAAAAAATCGAATAGATTATATTGAAGATATAAAAGAAGATATTCTTGATAGGATCAAGATATATAATAATAGGATTGAATATGACTATACAATTAAGGAGAGGAAAGAAATTTATAAGGACTGT is a genomic window of Maledivibacter sp. containing:
- a CDS encoding DUF5702 domain-containing protein, which encodes MRKRGQAGGITVFLSIILLIMITLAGVIVDAARINIAEPQIQRAVETSIRSTLAGYSTPLKEQYGLFALNENSDQSIEKTIRYYLNKNLMIDKEYLNENKIGDYVDIYDYEIESIKVEPIFNMSENPVTRQQILEYMKYRAPKEFAKEFLTKLDGLKKAGSTSEAYKEKIDFEKNLKGIESIQRELYKNIHGEYETRIFYFWTKQGILDHYVRKFNENEFSDLIDEYIQAIKHYQNLKKELKNIKDEKSEKKKRLAKKIVRARKKIEQSYNEMKYEINEYDAVNNSAMKKIDELIEKSKNARDELRKYKTYLNERKDNIMKDSYELLIQEVDEYEKQISCAEKGPGLKEVRDALSNNIKCLSGKGTNKNNVISLIMMIAPNKAKNRIDYIEDIKEDILDRIKIYNNRIEYDYTIKERKEIYKDCDTRKDSQECAKAKTEINGREEKQKGIVIGHDEYSILPSVIKLKSDQNGRGFDANFLWKKNNKVLLKDSKTLDVEFYEQEEAGFSEGAFSFLIGATEAINPVDIRDEIYINEYIMGTFKNAVSDIDEEFNLRHIKKSDLNTYFDKGEVEYILNGSKSESINQTLMDSKILLIRFGLNSIHVFTCKDKKIVATSIATAVAGWYTGGAGIPILRTLILLGWSMTEAVYDLDELKEGKDIPLYKMEENWKTDWKPSVQKVSNEAMNNGKDEKTSFDKSKAMNTSYQDYLRFSLLVQNRDITMNRIQDLIQLNMQKNTGSSDLKLREFNTYIKVEVVVSIKYLFLTQSFIPRKFKTKNNRHEFKVIMYQGY